The sequence below is a genomic window from Leucoraja erinacea ecotype New England chromosome 10, Leri_hhj_1, whole genome shotgun sequence.
TGGACAAAAAGCATGCCAGGACTGTATTCCCGTCAGATTACACTTTCGGTCACAAGAGAGATCAGTGGGGAATAATATCCAGAATACTCAGAACCAGTTCCTGCTTCAGCAAAAGAgaaatatcttcttcctctaaatTCCTATTATTTAATGATTAAATACATGGAACAACTTCAAACAATGATAAAATAACAAACTCAGAGTTGGGAAGGATGTCCCAAAAGTGAATGACCCAAACAGAGCAAGTAGTAACCTGAAAAGAAAACATCCTCCATATGGGCTTTTGAATTCCCGCTAGGTACTGGAAAATATTAATCAGAAATCATATGGAAAATATTTCACCCTGTGCTTATGGAATAATCTTTTAATAAAAAGTGAAAACCATTAAATGCAAAATAGATTGAGCAATAACAGACAAAAAGTCCTGTTACGAGCAGTTGTGGGGTTGACGCATGACTAAGAGGCTTGCTCCTCCTCCTATTCCCGAGGTTCCACCAGGATCAGGCTGAGATTGCATAGTGCGATTGTTTCAGTGCCTGCACAGCAGCTAATACCTGAACCAGTAGAGGCAGTGTAATGATATTATTTCAGCAAAGTGGGCAAGATGTCCTGACTCCACTCAACCTTAGCTAGTTGTGAAAAAAAACCTTAAACTGCTGGAAATCCAAAGCAAACAAAATTAATGGAAACAGCCAGATGGTCAGACAGCATGTTGCGGAAAGTGAAAAAGAATCAATATTTCAGGCGCGAGGTTCTTCATTAGAACTGGAAAAGGGAAATAAGttaagttttaagttgcagaaaggGTGGCAGAGGTATTATTCCCGAAACTTACATTGGATCTTGTTAAAATGCATGAGGCCACAGACAGGTAGTTCAGATTGGGGGTGGGATGAAGAATGAAAGTGGTGAATTATAGCTAATTTAATTCTTCATCTGACTATTCTTTACATAAGGAGGGCAATATTGTTCATAGTATGGTAAACTGATAAGGTCTCATTGAGATCCCATATAACTAAAGCATAGAAACAAGGAcccgcaaatgctggtttacatgaaaatacacaaaatgctggagtaattcagcaactctggagaacatgggtaggtgatgtcttGAGTCCcgtctactacaatcagtctgaagaagggccctgaccaaaACCTCACCTGTCCAGATCCTTTTTTAACTAAGGCATAACTAAGACATGagataaggtctgaagaagggtctcaacatgaaatgttacccattccttctctccagagatgctgcctgtccagcattttgtgtccaccttcgatttaaaccagcatctgcagttctttcctacacacaactTCCCTTATTCTGTATATGATTTCTCAAGCAATAAATAATAACGCTATTAGCTTTCCCATTACTTGCTGTATGGGGGTCCCAGTACCTGCATGTTTCTGACATGTTAACTTTTTCCATGCCTTTTAATCTTTGCTTTTAATGAGGCTCCCCAATCCATAACAGTAAACTCACTTCTCATACACGCATCTGTATTATTTCCAAATACTGGAATGGGGGGGAAATCGAAAATTCAAAAAGCTGAGAGTTAACGGTTATATAATTGGGAAAAGCATCTAGATATTCAGCATTTTCCAACCTTTACTCATAAAGGTTTTATTGGcgggatagacagaaaatgctggagtgactcagcgggtgaggcaggaaaatgaataagcgacgtttcggggtcgggacccttctaaaaTCAGCATCATCCATCCTGCTGTTCCTTTTATTACATTTAGTGGCGGCTTCTCTCCTGGTCCCAGTTATTATTTATCCAGGATATTTTGCATGCGTGCAATGACCCCACCTCCCGCCGTCTGGACGCTGCTGGCGCCGGATACATACacagctggcccgctggctgaGGCCTCTCGGCCCATCACGTCCCTGCCCATCCCATCATCCcgcggccactcggcccatccccTCGCGCCCGCCCGTCCGATCCCGGCGCCGCTAGTTGTCCACTCGGCCCATCTCCTGCCCCCTCGGCccatcccccgccccctccctcccttccttgccttccactcggcccatcgagcccggtCGCTCCCGGCGCAATGCCGGCGCTGGCGTCACTGTGTCGCACCGCCCGCCCCACGTTGCGccgcctgggcctgggcctgggtccGGCCGCCTTCCCGCGGCAGCAGCTACAGCAGCAGCGCAGGGACATGGCGGCTCTCGCCGGCGTGGCCGATGTGGAGATCGACTCCGACGGGGTGTTCAAGTATATCCTGGTGAAGCTGAGCCGCAGGGATGGGCCGGAGCACAAGGACATCGTGCGGGGCACTAAAAGCGCCGAGTATCACAGTAAGTGCGAACCGGGCCCGGTGCTGAGGCCTGTACCCGGGTTAACATCAAGCAGCGCCCGGGGATCACACTGACATCGTTCAGTTTGAGTTGGACAACACAACAACGGGCTCTGTCTGTTATTGTGTGGTTGCCGTTGCAGCAGCATTGCTTAATATTGTACAGAGTACAagaatagcccccccccccccccaaagttacGAAGTGACCAAATAGAGCATTGGATGGTTCATGTATGTTGGGTTAGGATTTCAATTTGGCAGGTGATCTAATCCATCTGTTACATGCCTTATTTAGCAGCCTAGGGGTCACAATATGGAACAACCGAACGCTGTAATCTCACTGGGATAACAAGCCTGAGTTTAATTATAGGGACAGTGGGAAGGGAAACTATATGTGTTTGCTAAAGTAATTTCATctgtaaaaaaacagatggaagaGGTCCTACAGTTTGGCGTTGAGAACCATTGAGTTCAGTGATTAGAAAACAAGAAATACTGGAAatgcttagcaggtcaggcagcatgagttaacgaaggacattattgccatagagggagtgcagagaaggttcaccagactgattcctgggatgtcaggactgtcttatgaagaaagactggatagacttggtttatactctctagaatttaggagattgagaggggatcttatagaaacttacaaaattcttaaggggttggacaggctagatgcaggaagattgttcccgatgttggggaagtccaggacaaggggtcacagcttaaggataagggggaaatcctttagaaccgagatgaggagaacttttttcacacagagagtggtgaatctctggaactctctgccacagagggtagttgaggccagttcattggctatatttaagagggagttagatgtggccaaggggatcagagggtatggagagaaggcaggtacgggatactgagttggatgatcagccatgatcatattgaatgggggtgcaggctcgaagggccgaatggcctactcctgcacctaatttctatgtttctatgttcaagttcaaatgagtttattgtcatgtgtccctgtataggacaatgaaattcttgctttgcttcagcacacagaacatagtaggcatttactacaaaacagataagtgtgtccaaataccataatataaatatatacacacatgaacaaataaacgtttcaggtcaaagactttACAGGTCAAAGCTaactgagttaatgtttcaggtcaaagactttATAACATAACTGggaaaccaaaaaaaaaacaagttgcaGAAAAGTTTAAGATGGATAGGACCAAGGGAATATATCTTAAGATTGAGATTAAGGTTGCCGTAAATTCAGTGTGTTGATTTCAATTAGTGTTCTTTGTTAAATAAGACCTTCCAGGATACCAGGTGTAACTTTTCACAAAGGAATCTGCAATGTCTAGAAGGGACATATGGCACATGTTGCGGAGATTAAGAATCCTAGGAGAAGATTCTTGATCCTAAATGAAAGCCCTACCCATGACAACCCATAGTTAATTGTTTTCCTTTAGAATGTCATAGGGAACCCACTTGCGATTTACCGCTACATATTCCCGCAGTTGAGGGTTTCAGCTGGAAGGATTTATTTGTGAAATTTGTCTAAATGAGGGGAAAATGTTTACCCATTACTTCTGTATCTTTATGGAATTTGTCTTTCAGCTTTATTCAAAGTCTTTCTTCAGGTGATATCAAAGGAGAGAAAAGTGTTAACAAGATGTGAAGGATTAAAGCGGCAAAATTATATCGCACATTGCAGTGGATCCCATTTTGATCACAGGCCATACAATAAGTTGCAACGACCTGTGCATTTATTTGCATGTCAGGAGAATGCAAAGTTGGCAACTGTCGAGGCCAACCTTTGTGGATTAAATACCCGCTCTGCCAGATGGGTAGTGATATTCCAACTGGCATCATGAATTAATCTTCTCTCtgcttaagccctttgctccttcctctagggagcataggccattgacaaatgtcctccacctcactcggttgttggcagttctttcgagatctccccagttgagcccactctcagacatttctgtctggacaccagctgttcctggggcgacctcgtttcctttttccttgggggttccatttcagggcttgccgggtgatgtcgtggcaggtttcctgaggttgtgtccaatccaactccattttctcctttgaatttgtaagtcaatgggctcctggcttattcttttccacaggtccacattgcttactttgtctctccaccagatgttaagtattatcctaaggcaggtgttaatgaatgtttgcagcctgtttgtagtgtgttttgttttttccaTGTCTCTGGtccatacagcatcacctgtttcacatttgagttaaagatatgcatattttggtgttgattgagatgtgttttgagctccagatcttcctgagcatgttaaacacctCCCGAGCATGATTGATTCTACATTTTAtgcctgcctctgcccctctggTGATGTCCACCACACTGCCTAGGTATGTGAATGTTTCTACCTCCTCTAGAGCAGTGCTGTGCATAAGGATAGGTTTGCTGGTTTTGGAGTGGATCCTCATCACCTGAGTCTTTGCTGTATTGGGTGTAAGGCCAAGTTTTGTTACAGCTTATGAGAGTCTGTCCGTCTTCTCCTGCatttgcatctgtgtgtgtgaaaggagAGCTATGTCATCTGCACATTCAAGATCATCTCCCACATTGTCCACTGAATTCCTTTTCTTTTTGTGAACATAATTGACTGAAGCAGCTCAGCAGCCGAGAAGAATGCGTGGAGCTAGGCAGTTCTACTTGTTGCAACTGAGAAACTAGCTAGGTTACAACCTCATCCATGCACAAATGCATACAACCTCATCCATgcaatctcttccaacctcatccagATGGTTCATCACCATTATGCCAGGTGGCTCTTCTGACCCATGGTAATCTGACTACGACTGGAGAGCATGATTACATTGAGAACCACTGAGTAACTGGCAACGTATTAGAGATCACCAGAGGGGATCTGCAGCAAATTTATGCATGCATATATGCATCTGAAGACATGCCTCAATTGGCTGCAAAGCAGTTTCTTGCTTTATCTTTGGTTACTGTGTCCTCTGCACCTGAGCCAATGTGTGGAAGGACCCAGGGGAGTGTTGGATGAGACATGAAATGTAGGCAAACTGTGCATCGTTGTTGGGCCCTAGCTCCACACATTCTTCTCGGCTGCTGAGCTGCTTCAGCCAATTATGTAGCCGTGTACTGAAAGAGGGATGTAAGGGTATTCGATGCATATCATGCACTCTTTCAGTTATAACTCGCTGTCTATCATGAGTTAGAAGTGAAAGACAGCATGAGATGCCAGTGcgaatgtcataaggtcatgtgatgtgagcagaattaggccatttggcccatcaagtaaactctgccattcaatcatctatattactaaaagtctgatcttgaccgcttttggtccACTGTGGTCCACtgttccgagagaacgccgccacttacggccgtcaattttgggcacctcgctcagagcccctcttcACCTTCCGGGACcgggggatttttcccatcgatgacaaatcagagagatattaatattttttttaatatgccattctctctgctgcccccgctggcggcaggggggagggactat
It includes:
- the si:dkey-51e6.1 gene encoding 14 kDa phosphohistidine phosphatase, coding for MPALASLCRTARPTLRRLGLGLGPAAFPRQQLQQQRRDMAALAGVADVEIDSDGVFKYILVKLSRRDGPEHKDIVRGTKSAEYHNHIFEKLTSEMEKLELDCKCLGGGKIDHNSKQKKIRVFGLSTGFGKADHSISVEKLKTVYKDYEITWSDETK